Part of the Flavobacterium alkalisoli genome is shown below.
GCGCTACGGAAATGTAATGCCGCCGGAAATTGTATTGGTAGATCTTAAGGACAAGTACAAACGTAAACGCATGACAGGGCACTTTAGCGATACGCTTAATGAGGCTATTGCCGAAGCGCTGAGCGAGGACAGGCAGGTAATATTGTTTCAAAACAGGAGGGGATTCTCGCCGTGGGTAGAATGTATGACCTGTGGGCACGTACCGCAATGTCCGCAATGTGATGTGAGTTTAACCTATTATAAGTTTAAAAACCAGTTGCGCTGCCATTACTGTGGTTACAGTATTGCAAACCCTACACATTGCCACCAATGCCACTCGACCGATTTGTCTACCAAAGGTTTTGGTACAGAGCAGATAGAGATGGAACTTAAAGAGCTGTTCCCGACTAAAAATGTGTGGCGAATGGATCAGGATACTACACGGGGTAAGTTTGGTTACGAAAAAATTATAGATGCCTTTAAAAACAGGGAAATAGATATACTGGTAGGTACACAAATGCTTGCCAAAGGGCTGCATTTTGATAATGTAAGTCTGGTAGGTATCCTTAATGCCGATAATATGTTGTATCAGCCTGATTTTCGCGCCTTTGAGCGTGCTTTTCAAATGATGGTTCAGGTAGCCGGAAGGGCAGGACGTAAGGATGTTAGGGGTAAAGTACTTATACAAACTTATAATCCGCTGCACAATATAATTCAGCAGGTTACCGATAACGATTATCCTGCCATGTATAAAGAACAGGTGTATGAAAGGTATAACTTTAAGTATCCTCCGTTTTACAGGCTTATAAGGCTAACGCTGCGCCAAAGGGATTATGAAAAATTAAAGGATGGCGCATTGTGGGTGTATAATGTGTTGTCACAAAATTTAAATATGCCGGTACTTGGTCCTGAAGAACCTGCAATCAGCAGAATAAGGAATGAGTACATCCGTACGATAATGATAAAACTGCCTCAGGGGAATTCGTTGGGGGGTACGAAAAAGGCAATACGAAAGATACTGGACAGTTTTGACGCTGTCCCGCAATATAAATCAATAAAGATTACAGTTAACGTAGATCCTTATTAAGACGACGATTTGTTAAGTGCCTGCGCGAGTTCTTCCTTTTTGTTTCGGCTCAACGGAATTTTTACAGGGCCAATCTCTGCAAACTTGCTGTTAAAGCGTTCTATGCGGTCTATGTTTATAATAAACGATTTGTGGACACGCATAAACTTGTCGCTTGGAAGCTCGTTCTCAAAAGACTTCATGGTAGACAGTACCAAATGATTTTCGTCTTCGGTAATAATCTTTACATAATCGCCGTAAGCCTCAATCCACTTAATCTTAGAGATAAAGATCTTAAAGTTCTTAAGGTTACTTTTAATAAAGATAAAATCACCTTCGTCTTCTGTTCCTTCCTTTTTTAAGGTTTTGCAGGTTAAGCGCTTTTTCAACGGCTTTATTAAAGCGGTCTTTTGTAATAGGTTTATGCAGGTAATCTATGGCTGCATAATCAAATGCCTTAAGCGCATAATCGGGTTTAGACGATACAACAATAATCTGAGGTCTTTTTTTAAGCCCGTCAAGTAGGTACCCCGCTTTGTACCGGCATTTCTATATCCAGAAACAAAAGGTCAACAGGTTTGCTCAATATGCAATTACGTGTTTCCGATGCATTAGAGAAATCACCTACCAGGTTTAGATCCGGGTGATCGTTTACGAGCTTGGCAATCGTGATCCTATGTATTGTGCTATCGTCAACAACAACACAGTTAAGTTTCATGATTAGTTAGATTTGTAACGTTTAGCAATGTTTTCTTGGTTTTAGTTTGGATAAATACAAATATAGATAAAAAATCTACTTTTTAACTTTTAAAAAACTAATTTTTACGCTTGCAGGTTTAATTTTATTGACTAAATTTGCACCCAATTTTATAACAAATAAATACATTGTATTATGAATCATTATGAAACTGTTTTCATCTTGAATCCCGTTTTATCTGAAACCCAGGTAAAGGAAACAGTAAGTAAGTTCGAAGATTATCTTACTTCTAAAGGGGCCGAGATCGTGGCAAAAGAGGACTGGGGCCTTAAAAAACTGGCTTATGAAATCCAGCACAAAAAAAGTGGTTTTTACCATTTATTACAATTTCAGGCACCTGCTGATATCCTTATCGGTTTTGAAACTGAATTCAGACGTGACGAGAGAATTATGCGTTTCTTAACGGTAGCTCTTGACAAACACGCTATTTCATGGGCAGAGAGAAGAAGAGAAAAACTAAAATCTAAAGCAAACTAATTATGTCAAGTATAGAACAGTCAGCTAAAGGAAAAAAAGACGGGGATATCAGATATCTTACGCCTTTAAACATAGAGACGAACAAGACTAAAAAGTATTGCCGTTTCAAAAAATCAGGTATCAAATATGTAGATTACAAAGATCCTGACTTTTTATTGAAATTTGTTAACGAGCAAGGTAAAATCCTTCCTCGTCGTTTAACAGGTACTTCTTTAAAATACCAAAGAAAAGTGTCTGTAGCTGTAAAAAGAGCACGTCATTTAGCATTAATGCCATATGTGGCTGATTTATTAAAATAAAAAGGAGGCAATATTATGGAACTTATACTTAAACAAGACGTACAAAACCTAGGTTTTAAAGATGATGTTGTAACAGTTAAGCCGGGATACGGTCGTAACTTTTTAATACCTCAGGGATTTGCAGTTGTTGCAACTCCAACAGCTAAGAAAGTTTTAGCTGAGAACCTAAAACAAAGAGCATTTAAAGAGCAGAAATTAGTTGATGACGCTAAGAAAACAGCTGAAGCTCTTAAAGCATTAGAGATCAAAATTACTGCTAAAGCAGGTGGTGAGAAACTATTTGGTTCTGTAACCAATGCAGATATCGCTGAAGCTTTAGAGAAAAACGGTCAGGCTATCGAGAAAAAATTCATCAACAGTGGTATCGTTAAGCGTACTGGTAAGTACACTGCTAACGTAAGACTTCACAGAGATGTTATCGTTGAGCTTCCGTATGAAATCGTTGCTGAGCAGTAATTATCAAAATTATAGCAAAAGCCTTCCGTTTACGGGAGGCTTTTTTTTTACACTTGTTTCCCTTCCTGAAAGTGACAGGGAAGTGTTAATAACAGAAATAGTAGTATGAAATACATAAGGTTAACAAAAGAACAGTTTGAAGAGTTGCACGAGGAGTTTGCTAACTTTTTAGCCTCACAACAAATTGATAAGCCGGAGTGGGATAAGCTTAAGGAAGAAAAACCTGAGGTTGCCGAGCAGGAACTGGATGTTTTTTCAGACCTGATTTGGGAAGGTGTACTAAACCAAACCGAATACCTGGAGCATTACTCTAAAAACCATATCTTTTTATTTAAGCTGGGTAAGGAAGAAATGGAGAGTATAGTTATCCATTCTCATGTGCCTCATGCCGACTTTTTAACGGAAGGCGGACTGCAATGGCTTAACGAAAATATTTTTAGCAAGGAAGTGGAAATCAAACGTGGTAAAAAGTCGTTTGGTGAAGATAGGAATGCCGAAGTTTTTGATATTTTAAAACAAGGCGCAATTTTAAGCGACGGAGAGCTTTACAAGCAATTTGAAGATATGTTTTAATAAATCGCCTCAGGGCGATTTTTTTATAATAAATGGTTTTTAATATTTTGAATTAAAAATCGTTTCCCGTTATTTAAAAGTTGGCTAAATTAGTACCGTAAACTAACTTTTTATTAAATGGATATCCTTCAGACTATTCAGGCGCTTAGGGAAGAGCTTAATCAGCACAATTACAACTACTACGTATTAGACAACCCAACCATTTCCGATTTTGAGTTTGACATAAAACTTAAAGAATTACAGGAACTGGAAGCCAAACATCCTGAATATTTTGACGAAGATTCGCCTACACAGCGTGTGGGTGGCAGCATTACCAAGAATTTTAATACCATACAGCATGAATACCGAATGTATTCGCTTGATAATTCCTATTCTAAAGAAGAGCTTTTGGAATGGGAAAAGCGCGTACAAAAGGGCTTAGGTACAGAAGATATACAATACACCTGTGAGCTTAAATATGACGGAGCTTCCATAAGTATATCTTATGAGAACGGGAGGTTAGTTAAAGCTGTAACGAGGGGAGATGGTTTTCAGGGTGATGAGGTAACCAATAATATAAGGACCATTCGTGCCGTACCTATTAAGCTGAAAGGCGACTATCCTGAAAAGTTTGATATTCGTGGTGAAATCATACTTCCGTTAGAAGGGTTTGCAAAAATGAACCAGGATCTTATCGAGATTGGGGAAACGCCTTATGCTAATCCGCGTAATACGGCTTCGGGCAGTCTTAA
Proteins encoded:
- the rpsR gene encoding 30S ribosomal protein S18, producing the protein MSSIEQSAKGKKDGDIRYLTPLNIETNKTKKYCRFKKSGIKYVDYKDPDFLLKFVNEQGKILPRRLTGTSLKYQRKVSVAVKRARHLALMPYVADLLK
- the rpsF gene encoding 30S ribosomal protein S6 — translated: MNHYETVFILNPVLSETQVKETVSKFEDYLTSKGAEIVAKEDWGLKKLAYEIQHKKSGFYHLLQFQAPADILIGFETEFRRDERIMRFLTVALDKHAISWAERRREKLKSKAN
- the rplI gene encoding 50S ribosomal protein L9; the encoded protein is MELILKQDVQNLGFKDDVVTVKPGYGRNFLIPQGFAVVATPTAKKVLAENLKQRAFKEQKLVDDAKKTAEALKALEIKITAKAGGEKLFGSVTNADIAEALEKNGQAIEKKFINSGIVKRTGKYTANVRLHRDVIVELPYEIVAEQ
- a CDS encoding DUF6495 family protein; protein product: MKYIRLTKEQFEELHEEFANFLASQQIDKPEWDKLKEEKPEVAEQELDVFSDLIWEGVLNQTEYLEHYSKNHIFLFKLGKEEMESIVIHSHVPHADFLTEGGLQWLNENIFSKEVEIKRGKKSFGEDRNAEVFDILKQGAILSDGELYKQFEDMF